One genomic window of Dysgonomonadaceae bacterium PH5-43 includes the following:
- a CDS encoding hypothetical protein (product_source=COG4866; cog=COG4866; ko=KO:K01163; pfam=PF09924; superfamily=55729): MLNFEAVRIEDKNTIQAFFDENTFRNCDFSFANIFSWQHYYNTSFAIEDGFLYIRFQAENIPGYLFPLGKGDIKTALERLLDDANKRGDVFHLYSITPEMFDIIDALMPDTFLFEPRRRWYEYIYNSSDLINLVGKKFQAKRNHINKFKRSYKWEYLPITRSIIPECIELYERWCKENGGCETEVSLSEEHIGTLKIFKHYEELNLKGGALRVDGEILAYSYGSQITKDTFGVHAEKSLTSIDGGFTMINQQFAEHNCADYEYINREEDLGLESLRKAKLSYNPVFLLEKGCVKLK; this comes from the coding sequence ATGCTTAATTTTGAGGCTGTAAGGATTGAAGATAAAAACACAATCCAAGCTTTTTTCGACGAAAACACTTTCAGAAATTGCGACTTCTCATTTGCTAATATATTCAGTTGGCAACACTACTACAATACATCTTTCGCTATTGAAGATGGATTCCTTTATATTAGGTTTCAGGCTGAAAATATTCCGGGTTATTTATTCCCTTTGGGCAAAGGAGATATAAAGACTGCTTTGGAGCGTCTTTTAGATGATGCAAATAAACGAGGAGATGTGTTTCATTTATATTCTATCACTCCCGAAATGTTTGATATAATAGATGCTTTAATGCCCGACACATTCTTGTTTGAACCAAGAAGGCGTTGGTATGAGTATATCTACAATTCGAGCGACTTAATTAATTTAGTTGGAAAGAAATTTCAAGCTAAAAGAAATCATATCAATAAGTTCAAAAGAAGTTACAAGTGGGAGTATCTTCCTATCACAAGGTCAATTATTCCTGAATGTATAGAACTTTACGAACGTTGGTGTAAAGAGAATGGAGGTTGCGAAACTGAGGTTTCTTTAAGCGAAGAACATATAGGAACGCTTAAAATTTTCAAACACTACGAAGAGTTAAACTTAAAAGGCGGAGCTTTGCGAGTTGATGGCGAAATATTGGCTTATTCTTACGGCTCGCAAATTACAAAAGATACATTTGGAGTTCACGCCGAGAAAAGTTTGACCAGTATCGACGGTGGTTTTACAATGATTAATCAGCAGTTTGCCGAACACAACTGTGCCGATTATGAATACATTAACAGAGAGGAAGACTTAGGACTCGAATCTCTTAGAAAAGCAAAACTTTCTTACAATCCAGTTTTTTTATTAGAAAAAGGCTGCGTTAAATTGAAGTAG
- a CDS encoding putative acetyltransferase (product_source=COG4552; cath_funfam=3.40.630.30; cog=COG4552; pfam=PF13527; superfamily=55729), with product MITLSSNKYIEQLKSLWKLSFPDDSDAFINFYFDNVYEDDETVVVIKDDKVVSSLQIIPYPIKIGANINLAGYISGAMTHPDYRKQGLMRELLYAAFDIMKDKGYTHSFLIPQEEWLFDYYREFGYEKAFPINQSIVVDEPKMSTIYPNILRDRTIKVCASINEVDIDDFYMVYYRFLLEKDNAVLKNKQHIKNILGDLFNAGGALFYNDWGVAFTCVDNNSADICELFFHDDEIKNDFLCSIYQYYPQREIIYYNNPNAPFLKYKGMLKSLSGDTAETSIYMSMMLD from the coding sequence ATGATAACTCTTAGCTCTAACAAATATATCGAACAACTGAAATCGTTATGGAAACTTTCTTTCCCTGATGATTCCGACGCTTTCATTAACTTCTATTTTGATAATGTGTATGAAGATGATGAAACTGTTGTTGTTATTAAAGACGATAAGGTAGTGTCTTCTTTGCAGATAATTCCTTACCCTATAAAGATTGGAGCAAATATAAATCTTGCAGGTTATATATCGGGAGCTATGACTCACCCCGACTATCGCAAACAGGGTTTGATGAGGGAGCTTCTTTATGCTGCCTTCGATATAATGAAAGATAAAGGATATACACATTCTTTTTTAATACCTCAAGAAGAGTGGTTGTTTGATTATTATAGAGAATTTGGTTACGAAAAAGCTTTCCCAATCAACCAAAGTATAGTTGTAGACGAGCCTAAGATGTCAACTATTTATCCTAATATATTAAGAGATAGAACCATAAAGGTGTGTGCTTCAATAAACGAAGTTGACATTGATGATTTTTATATGGTGTATTATCGCTTTCTTCTTGAAAAAGATAATGCAGTATTAAAGAACAAACAACACATCAAGAATATTTTGGGAGATTTGTTTAATGCTGGCGGTGCTCTCTTTTACAATGATTGGGGAGTTGCGTTTACTTGTGTTGACAACAACAGCGCAGATATTTGCGAATTGTTTTTTCACGATGATGAAATAAAAAACGATTTTTTGTGTTCTATTTATCAGTACTATCCTCAAAGAGAGATTATTTATTACAACAACCCTAATGCTCCTTTTCTTAAATATAAGGGAATGCTAAAAAGCCTTAGTGGCGATACGGCAGAAACTTCTATTTATATGAGCATGATGCTAGATTAA